A genomic region of Bubalus kerabau isolate K-KA32 ecotype Philippines breed swamp buffalo chromosome 10, PCC_UOA_SB_1v2, whole genome shotgun sequence contains the following coding sequences:
- the CCNDBP1 gene encoding cyclin-D1-binding protein 1 isoform X4 yields MESAAVSAAPDPTLDPPLEQLRHLAGELRQLLPGVRVGEAQETTKEFDREAFWRRFNEAAGTVSREATTLTVAFSRLPLPSPQETQRFCEQVHAAIKAIIAVYYLFPKDQGITLRKLVRSATLDIVDDMAQLVEALYINPAQSSPENLISYNSVWDACQHVPQIPKDNKAAALSVLTKSVDLVKDAHEEMEQAVEECDPYCGLLNDVEEDSSDNHVDEDILGCPNNRDSYWSEEDQELIIPCLALARASKACLKKIRLSVAENGKKDQVAQLDDIVDISDEISPSVDDLALSIYPPVCPLTVRINSKSCDPTARR; encoded by the exons ATGGAGAGCGCAGCTGTATCTGCAGCCCCAGACCCCACCCTGGATCCTCCTCTGGAACAGCTTCGGCACTTAGCCGGGGAGCTGCGGCAGCTGCTTCCTGGAGTGCGGG TCGGCGAAGCCCAGGAAACCACCAAGGAGTTTGATCGGGAGGCCTTTTGGAGAAGATTCA ATGAGGCAGCTGGGACGGTGTCAAGGGAAGCCACGACTCTGACCGTAGCCTTCTCTCGACTTCCACTGCCATCTCCACAG GAAACCCAGAGGTTCTGTGAACAAGTGCATGCTGCCATCAAGGCAATTATTGCGGTGTACTATTTGTTTCCCAAGGATCAGG GCATCACCCTGCGGAAGCTGGTGCGGAGCGCCACTCTGGACATCGTGGATGACATGGCTCAGCTTGTGGAAGCACTTTACATCAATCCAGCTCAGAG CAGCCCTGAGAACCTGATTTCCTACAACAGTGTCTGGGATGCTTGCCAACATGTACCTCAGATCCCAAAAG ATAACAAAGCTGCAGCCCTTTCAGTGCTGACAAAGAGTGTGGATCTTGTGAAGGATGCACATGAGGAGATGGAGCAG GCTGTGGAAGAATGTGACCCTTACTGTGGCCTCTTGAATGACGTTGAGGAGGACAGCTCTGACAACCATGTTGATGAGGATATATTGGGATGTCCAAACAATCGGGACTCATATTGGTCAGAGGAAGACCAGGAGCTCATAATCCCATGCCTTGCCCTGGCAAGAGCATCTAAAGCCTGCCTGAAGAAAATCCGGCTCTCAGTGGCAGAGAACGGGAAGAAGGATCAGGTGGCCCAGCTGGATGACATTGTGGACATTTCTGATGAGATCAGCCCTAG tGTGGATGATTTGGCTCTGAGCATTTACCCACCTGTGTGCCCTTTGACTGTGCGAATCAAT AGCAAGTCATGTGACCCCACAGCCAGAAGATAG
- the CCNDBP1 gene encoding cyclin-D1-binding protein 1 isoform X1 — MESAAVSAAPDPTLDPPLEQLRHLAGELRQLLPGVRVGEAQETTKEFDREAFWRRFNEAAGTVSREATTLTVAFSRLPLPSPQETQRFCEQVHAAIKAIIAVYYLFPKDQGITLRKLVRSATLDIVDDMAQLVEALYINPAQSSPENLISYNSVWDACQHVPQIPKDNKAAALSVLTKSVDLVKDAHEEMEQAVEECDPYCGLLNDVEEDSSDNHVDEDILGCPNNRDSYWSEEDQELIIPCLALARASKACLKKIRLSVAENGKKDQVAQLDDIVDISDEISPSVDDLALSIYPPVCPLTVRINSAKLASVLKKALEITKASHVTPQPEDSWIPLLINAVDHCMNRIKELTQNEVES; from the exons ATGGAGAGCGCAGCTGTATCTGCAGCCCCAGACCCCACCCTGGATCCTCCTCTGGAACAGCTTCGGCACTTAGCCGGGGAGCTGCGGCAGCTGCTTCCTGGAGTGCGGG TCGGCGAAGCCCAGGAAACCACCAAGGAGTTTGATCGGGAGGCCTTTTGGAGAAGATTCA ATGAGGCAGCTGGGACGGTGTCAAGGGAAGCCACGACTCTGACCGTAGCCTTCTCTCGACTTCCACTGCCATCTCCACAG GAAACCCAGAGGTTCTGTGAACAAGTGCATGCTGCCATCAAGGCAATTATTGCGGTGTACTATTTGTTTCCCAAGGATCAGG GCATCACCCTGCGGAAGCTGGTGCGGAGCGCCACTCTGGACATCGTGGATGACATGGCTCAGCTTGTGGAAGCACTTTACATCAATCCAGCTCAGAG CAGCCCTGAGAACCTGATTTCCTACAACAGTGTCTGGGATGCTTGCCAACATGTACCTCAGATCCCAAAAG ATAACAAAGCTGCAGCCCTTTCAGTGCTGACAAAGAGTGTGGATCTTGTGAAGGATGCACATGAGGAGATGGAGCAG GCTGTGGAAGAATGTGACCCTTACTGTGGCCTCTTGAATGACGTTGAGGAGGACAGCTCTGACAACCATGTTGATGAGGATATATTGGGATGTCCAAACAATCGGGACTCATATTGGTCAGAGGAAGACCAGGAGCTCATAATCCCATGCCTTGCCCTGGCAAGAGCATCTAAAGCCTGCCTGAAGAAAATCCGGCTCTCAGTGGCAGAGAACGGGAAGAAGGATCAGGTGGCCCAGCTGGATGACATTGTGGACATTTCTGATGAGATCAGCCCTAG tGTGGATGATTTGGCTCTGAGCATTTACCCACCTGTGTGCCCTTTGACTGTGCGAATCAAT tctgCAAAACTTGCATCTGTTTTAAAGAAGGCACTTGAAATAACAAA AGCAAGTCATGTGACCCCACAGCCAGAAGATAGTTGGATTCCTTTACTTATTAATGCTGTTGATCATTGCATGAACAGAATCAAAGAACTCACTCAGAATGAAGTTGAATCATGA
- the CCNDBP1 gene encoding cyclin-D1-binding protein 1 isoform X2 encodes MESAAVSAAPDPTLDPPLEQLRHLAGELRQLLPGVRVGEAQETTKEFDREAFWRRFNEAAGTVSREATTLTVAFSRLPLPSPQETQRFCEQVHAAIKAIIAVYYLFPKDQGITLRKLVRSATLDIVDDMAQLVEALYINPAQSPENLISYNSVWDACQHVPQIPKDNKAAALSVLTKSVDLVKDAHEEMEQAVEECDPYCGLLNDVEEDSSDNHVDEDILGCPNNRDSYWSEEDQELIIPCLALARASKACLKKIRLSVAENGKKDQVAQLDDIVDISDEISPSVDDLALSIYPPVCPLTVRINSAKLASVLKKALEITKASHVTPQPEDSWIPLLINAVDHCMNRIKELTQNEVES; translated from the exons ATGGAGAGCGCAGCTGTATCTGCAGCCCCAGACCCCACCCTGGATCCTCCTCTGGAACAGCTTCGGCACTTAGCCGGGGAGCTGCGGCAGCTGCTTCCTGGAGTGCGGG TCGGCGAAGCCCAGGAAACCACCAAGGAGTTTGATCGGGAGGCCTTTTGGAGAAGATTCA ATGAGGCAGCTGGGACGGTGTCAAGGGAAGCCACGACTCTGACCGTAGCCTTCTCTCGACTTCCACTGCCATCTCCACAG GAAACCCAGAGGTTCTGTGAACAAGTGCATGCTGCCATCAAGGCAATTATTGCGGTGTACTATTTGTTTCCCAAGGATCAGG GCATCACCCTGCGGAAGCTGGTGCGGAGCGCCACTCTGGACATCGTGGATGACATGGCTCAGCTTGTGGAAGCACTTTACATCAATCCAGCTCAGAG CCCTGAGAACCTGATTTCCTACAACAGTGTCTGGGATGCTTGCCAACATGTACCTCAGATCCCAAAAG ATAACAAAGCTGCAGCCCTTTCAGTGCTGACAAAGAGTGTGGATCTTGTGAAGGATGCACATGAGGAGATGGAGCAG GCTGTGGAAGAATGTGACCCTTACTGTGGCCTCTTGAATGACGTTGAGGAGGACAGCTCTGACAACCATGTTGATGAGGATATATTGGGATGTCCAAACAATCGGGACTCATATTGGTCAGAGGAAGACCAGGAGCTCATAATCCCATGCCTTGCCCTGGCAAGAGCATCTAAAGCCTGCCTGAAGAAAATCCGGCTCTCAGTGGCAGAGAACGGGAAGAAGGATCAGGTGGCCCAGCTGGATGACATTGTGGACATTTCTGATGAGATCAGCCCTAG tGTGGATGATTTGGCTCTGAGCATTTACCCACCTGTGTGCCCTTTGACTGTGCGAATCAAT tctgCAAAACTTGCATCTGTTTTAAAGAAGGCACTTGAAATAACAAA AGCAAGTCATGTGACCCCACAGCCAGAAGATAGTTGGATTCCTTTACTTATTAATGCTGTTGATCATTGCATGAACAGAATCAAAGAACTCACTCAGAATGAAGTTGAATCATGA
- the CCNDBP1 gene encoding cyclin-D1-binding protein 1 isoform X3 has product MESAAVSAAPDPTLDPPLEQLRHLAGELRQLLPGVRDEAAGTVSREATTLTVAFSRLPLPSPQETQRFCEQVHAAIKAIIAVYYLFPKDQGITLRKLVRSATLDIVDDMAQLVEALYINPAQSSPENLISYNSVWDACQHVPQIPKDNKAAALSVLTKSVDLVKDAHEEMEQAVEECDPYCGLLNDVEEDSSDNHVDEDILGCPNNRDSYWSEEDQELIIPCLALARASKACLKKIRLSVAENGKKDQVAQLDDIVDISDEISPSVDDLALSIYPPVCPLTVRINSAKLASVLKKALEITKASHVTPQPEDSWIPLLINAVDHCMNRIKELTQNEVES; this is encoded by the exons ATGGAGAGCGCAGCTGTATCTGCAGCCCCAGACCCCACCCTGGATCCTCCTCTGGAACAGCTTCGGCACTTAGCCGGGGAGCTGCGGCAGCTGCTTCCTGGAGTGCGGG ATGAGGCAGCTGGGACGGTGTCAAGGGAAGCCACGACTCTGACCGTAGCCTTCTCTCGACTTCCACTGCCATCTCCACAG GAAACCCAGAGGTTCTGTGAACAAGTGCATGCTGCCATCAAGGCAATTATTGCGGTGTACTATTTGTTTCCCAAGGATCAGG GCATCACCCTGCGGAAGCTGGTGCGGAGCGCCACTCTGGACATCGTGGATGACATGGCTCAGCTTGTGGAAGCACTTTACATCAATCCAGCTCAGAG CAGCCCTGAGAACCTGATTTCCTACAACAGTGTCTGGGATGCTTGCCAACATGTACCTCAGATCCCAAAAG ATAACAAAGCTGCAGCCCTTTCAGTGCTGACAAAGAGTGTGGATCTTGTGAAGGATGCACATGAGGAGATGGAGCAG GCTGTGGAAGAATGTGACCCTTACTGTGGCCTCTTGAATGACGTTGAGGAGGACAGCTCTGACAACCATGTTGATGAGGATATATTGGGATGTCCAAACAATCGGGACTCATATTGGTCAGAGGAAGACCAGGAGCTCATAATCCCATGCCTTGCCCTGGCAAGAGCATCTAAAGCCTGCCTGAAGAAAATCCGGCTCTCAGTGGCAGAGAACGGGAAGAAGGATCAGGTGGCCCAGCTGGATGACATTGTGGACATTTCTGATGAGATCAGCCCTAG tGTGGATGATTTGGCTCTGAGCATTTACCCACCTGTGTGCCCTTTGACTGTGCGAATCAAT tctgCAAAACTTGCATCTGTTTTAAAGAAGGCACTTGAAATAACAAA AGCAAGTCATGTGACCCCACAGCCAGAAGATAGTTGGATTCCTTTACTTATTAATGCTGTTGATCATTGCATGAACAGAATCAAAGAACTCACTCAGAATGAAGTTGAATCATGA